A DNA window from Micromonospora sp. NBC_01739 contains the following coding sequences:
- the proS gene encoding proline--tRNA ligase, producing the protein MARVLTPRAEDFPRWYQDLIAKAKLADNGPVRGTMVIRPAGYAIWERMQAEMDDRIKAAGAENAYFPLFIPESYLKREAEHVEGFSPELAVVTHGGGKQLAEPVVVRPTSETVIGEFMAKWIDSYRDLPLLLNQWANVVRWELRPRIFLRTSEFLWQEGHTAHATREDARAYARKILHEAYEDLMVNVLGIPVVVGLKTARERFAGATATYTCEGMMGDGKALQLGTSHELGQNFAKAFDISYSSAEGGREHVWTTSWGTSTRMLGGLIMCHGDDNGLRVPPRLAPVQAYVMVVKDGEGVGEAAAKLRDALRDAGVRVLLDDRTDTPFGRRAVDAELRGYPVRVEVGPRDLAAGNAVVVRRTDGSKAPTPIADVVGAVLAALAADQQALHDQALAFRQSRTTEVATLDEAIEAAATGWARVPWSAVGVEGEAKANAQGVTVRCLVRADNSVPDTEDEPDLTAILARAY; encoded by the coding sequence ATGGCGCGCGTGCTTACTCCCCGGGCTGAAGACTTCCCCCGGTGGTACCAGGACCTCATCGCTAAGGCGAAGCTGGCCGACAACGGGCCGGTGCGGGGGACCATGGTGATCCGACCGGCCGGCTATGCCATCTGGGAGCGGATGCAGGCCGAGATGGACGACCGGATCAAGGCGGCCGGGGCGGAGAACGCGTACTTCCCGCTGTTCATTCCGGAGAGCTACCTCAAGCGCGAGGCCGAGCACGTCGAGGGCTTCTCGCCGGAGCTGGCGGTGGTCACCCACGGCGGCGGCAAGCAGTTGGCCGAGCCGGTCGTGGTGCGCCCCACCAGCGAGACCGTCATCGGCGAGTTCATGGCCAAGTGGATCGACTCGTACCGGGACCTGCCGCTGCTGCTCAACCAGTGGGCCAACGTGGTCCGCTGGGAGCTGCGCCCCCGGATCTTCCTGCGCACCAGCGAGTTCCTCTGGCAGGAGGGGCACACCGCCCACGCCACCCGCGAGGACGCCCGGGCCTACGCCCGCAAGATCCTGCACGAGGCGTACGAGGACCTGATGGTCAACGTGCTCGGCATCCCGGTGGTGGTCGGGCTCAAGACCGCCCGGGAGCGGTTCGCCGGGGCGACCGCCACCTACACCTGCGAAGGCATGATGGGCGACGGCAAGGCCCTGCAGCTCGGCACCAGCCACGAGCTCGGGCAGAACTTCGCCAAGGCCTTCGACATCAGCTACTCCTCGGCCGAGGGCGGCCGGGAGCACGTCTGGACCACCTCCTGGGGCACCTCGACCCGGATGCTCGGCGGTCTGATCATGTGCCACGGCGACGACAACGGCCTGCGGGTGCCGCCGAGGCTGGCCCCGGTGCAGGCGTACGTCATGGTGGTCAAGGACGGCGAGGGTGTGGGCGAGGCGGCGGCCAAGCTGCGCGACGCCCTGCGCGACGCCGGGGTCCGGGTCCTGCTCGACGACCGCACGGACACCCCCTTCGGCCGCCGGGCCGTCGACGCCGAGCTGCGCGGCTACCCGGTACGTGTCGAGGTCGGCCCCCGTGACCTGGCCGCCGGCAACGCGGTCGTGGTCCGGCGTACGGACGGCTCGAAGGCCCCCACCCCCATCGCGGACGTGGTCGGCGCGGTGCTCGCCGCCCTGGCGGCCGACCAGCAGGCCCTGCACGACCAGGCGCTGGCCTTTCGCCAGTCCCGCACCACCGAGGTCGCCACCCTCGATGAGGCGATCGAGGCGGCGGCCACCGGCTGGGCAAGGGTTCCGTGGTCGGCGGTAGGTGTCGAAGGCGAAGCCAAGGCCAACGCCCAGGGCGTCACCGTCCGCTGCCTGGTCCGCGCCGACAACTCCGTCCCGGACACCGAGGACGAACCCGACCTGACCGCCATCCTCGCCCGCGCCTACTAA
- a CDS encoding P-II family nitrogen regulator, with protein sequence MKLVTAVIKPHQLDAVKEALHALGVAGLTVSEVQGYGRQKGHTEVYRGAEYTVEFLPKIRVEVLTDEIDVEKIVDAVVGAARTGKIGDGKVWVTGVEEVVRVRTGERGLDAL encoded by the coding sequence ATGAAGCTGGTGACCGCGGTCATCAAGCCGCACCAGTTGGACGCCGTCAAGGAGGCCCTGCACGCCCTGGGCGTGGCCGGACTCACCGTCAGTGAGGTCCAGGGCTACGGACGGCAGAAGGGCCACACCGAGGTCTACCGGGGTGCCGAGTACACCGTCGAGTTCCTGCCCAAGATCCGGGTGGAGGTGCTGACCGACGAGATCGACGTCGAGAAGATCGTCGACGCCGTGGTCGGGGCCGCCCGGACGGGCAAGATCGGTGACGGCAAGGTCTGGGTGACCGGAGTCGAGGAGGTCGTCCGGGTCCGCACCGGTGAGCGCGGCCTGGACGCCCTGTAA
- a CDS encoding Uma2 family endonuclease: MTVAPILPERSEWTVDDLGDLPKDLPYELINGRLIVPSPTALHQDLCVRLLLALEVNCPAEYLVSIDLSMRVDRRNEPRPDVVAIRRQHADRSPVPVEDALLAVEVVSPSSTFRDLYDKARVYARAGVRTYWVVDPLHEKMTLTEYVLTSAGEYEVAAHTEDLFVTERPWKVSVDLPALTVRRAGLLASDGE; the protein is encoded by the coding sequence ATGACCGTGGCGCCCATCCTGCCCGAGCGGTCGGAGTGGACGGTTGACGACCTCGGCGACCTGCCGAAGGACCTTCCGTACGAACTGATCAACGGAAGGTTGATCGTGCCGTCCCCCACTGCCCTGCACCAAGATCTCTGTGTCCGGCTGCTGCTGGCGCTTGAAGTCAACTGCCCGGCGGAATACCTGGTCAGCATCGACCTGTCGATGCGGGTCGACCGCCGCAACGAGCCTCGGCCGGACGTGGTCGCGATCCGTCGTCAGCACGCCGACCGCTCGCCCGTGCCGGTCGAGGACGCCCTGCTGGCCGTCGAGGTGGTCTCGCCCTCCTCGACCTTCCGCGACCTCTACGACAAGGCCCGGGTCTACGCCCGCGCGGGAGTACGCACCTACTGGGTGGTCGACCCCCTGCACGAGAAGATGACCCTGACCGAGTACGTGCTGACCTCCGCCGGTGAGTACGAGGTGGCCGCCCACACGGAGGACCTGTTCGTCACCGAGCGACCCTGGAAGGTGTCGGTCGACCTGCCGGCGTTGACCGTACGGCGGGCGGGGCTCCTCGCCAGCGACGGAGAGTGA
- a CDS encoding [protein-PII] uridylyltransferase → MTSLTSRQASASSPTAAPKVNEVVGVPAGIGAAARRARAEAYDAWLARLLPDRPGVALLTVGGLGRQQCAPYGDLDLVLVHSGVAGIDELAAELWYPIWDAGLRLDHSVRTVAEALSVAQDDVKVALGLLDARLVAGDPELADTLIRSATDHWRRTAVRQLAPLRETTVARWQAHGELAFLLEGDLKEAAGGLRDVGILRAVALAGITDALRPAVHAAHLRLLDTRDALHQQVGRRVDRLLAQEREGVAALLGLRQTPPGDPDTDAAGPGGSATAAGPAGAAGDGDALLRRVAGDARTVSHALDDAFRAADRLRTGRRRGADGRPLRRPVARDVVEHDGELVLARTAIGARPDPNLSLRVAAAAAVTGLPIARATCEWLATYCPPLPTPWPAEARAALTTLLGAGTGLLPAWETCDRYGLIDGWLPEWTRLRSLPQHNPVHRFTLDRHLVQTAFEASRHTRDVDRPDLLLLGAFLHDIGKGLPGDHSTVGAPIAESIAARIGLPAAEAKLIGTLVRLHLLLPEVATRRDLADPVTISGVAEAVGDVTTLDLLHALARADAAATGPGAWSDWKGRLIAELVARVRTTLDTGAVPEPPAPDPALVAGPLPVVHLTGDRVAVAAADRRGLLATVAGCLALHRLEVLAADASTVDGRALVECRVQPRYGLPPEPVALSSDLRRAVGGDVSVTQRLRGRALAARGAGAEPRVVWHRDAATDAVLLELRAADAAGLLYRVTSALDAAGAQVRAARIATLGGDVVDVFYLVGSWPSDEDRTRLEAAVLAAV, encoded by the coding sequence ATGACCTCGTTGACCTCTCGGCAAGCCTCGGCTTCCAGCCCCACGGCAGCACCGAAGGTCAACGAGGTCGTCGGCGTACCGGCCGGGATCGGCGCGGCGGCGCGTCGAGCCCGAGCCGAGGCGTACGACGCCTGGCTGGCCCGGCTGCTGCCGGACCGGCCGGGGGTCGCCCTGCTGACGGTCGGCGGGCTGGGCCGGCAACAGTGCGCCCCCTACGGCGACCTGGACCTGGTGCTGGTGCACTCCGGGGTGGCCGGGATCGACGAGTTGGCCGCGGAGCTGTGGTACCCGATCTGGGACGCCGGCCTGCGGCTGGACCACTCCGTACGTACGGTCGCCGAGGCCCTGTCGGTGGCCCAGGACGACGTCAAGGTGGCCCTGGGGCTGCTGGACGCCCGCCTGGTCGCCGGCGACCCCGAACTGGCCGACACCCTGATCCGCAGCGCCACCGACCACTGGCGGCGCACCGCCGTACGCCAACTGGCCCCGCTGCGGGAGACCACGGTCGCCCGCTGGCAGGCCCACGGCGAGCTGGCCTTCCTGCTGGAGGGCGACCTCAAGGAGGCCGCCGGAGGGTTGCGGGACGTCGGCATCCTGCGGGCCGTGGCGCTGGCTGGGATCACGGATGCGCTGCGTCCCGCCGTACACGCCGCCCACCTTCGCCTGCTGGACACCCGGGACGCCCTGCACCAGCAGGTGGGTCGTCGGGTCGACCGGCTGCTGGCCCAGGAACGCGAAGGGGTGGCCGCCCTGCTCGGCCTGCGCCAGACACCCCCCGGCGACCCCGACACCGATGCCGCGGGCCCGGGTGGATCGGCTACCGCTGCGGGGCCGGCTGGAGCGGCCGGTGACGGGGACGCCCTGCTGCGTCGGGTGGCCGGGGACGCCCGGACGGTCAGCCACGCCCTGGACGACGCCTTCCGGGCCGCCGACCGGCTGCGCACCGGCCGCCGTCGAGGCGCCGACGGGCGTCCGCTGCGTCGCCCGGTGGCCCGGGACGTGGTCGAGCACGACGGGGAGCTGGTGCTGGCCCGCACCGCCATCGGGGCCCGCCCCGACCCCAACCTCTCGCTGCGGGTGGCCGCCGCGGCGGCGGTCACCGGGCTGCCGATAGCCCGGGCCACCTGCGAATGGCTGGCCACCTACTGCCCACCCCTGCCCACCCCCTGGCCGGCGGAGGCCCGAGCCGCCCTGACCACCCTGCTCGGTGCCGGCACCGGGCTGCTGCCCGCCTGGGAGACCTGCGACCGGTACGGGCTGATCGACGGCTGGCTGCCGGAGTGGACCCGGCTGCGCAGCCTGCCCCAGCACAACCCGGTGCACCGCTTCACCCTGGACCGGCACCTGGTGCAGACCGCCTTCGAGGCCAGCCGACACACCCGGGACGTGGACCGCCCCGACCTGCTGCTGCTCGGGGCCTTCCTGCACGACATCGGCAAGGGTCTGCCGGGTGACCATTCCACGGTCGGGGCCCCGATCGCCGAGTCCATCGCCGCCCGGATCGGCCTGCCCGCCGCCGAGGCGAAGCTGATCGGCACCCTGGTCCGGCTGCACCTGCTGCTGCCCGAGGTGGCCACCCGCCGCGATCTGGCCGATCCGGTGACCATCTCCGGGGTGGCCGAGGCGGTCGGCGACGTCACCACCCTCGACCTGCTGCACGCGCTGGCCCGGGCGGATGCCGCCGCCACCGGACCGGGGGCCTGGTCGGACTGGAAGGGCCGGCTGATCGCCGAACTGGTGGCCCGGGTCCGCACCACCCTGGACACCGGGGCGGTACCGGAACCGCCCGCCCCGGACCCGGCCCTGGTGGCGGGGCCGCTGCCGGTCGTACACCTGACCGGGGACCGGGTGGCGGTGGCCGCGGCCGACCGGCGGGGCCTGCTCGCCACGGTGGCCGGTTGCCTGGCCCTGCACCGCCTGGAGGTGCTCGCGGCCGACGCCTCGACGGTGGACGGGCGGGCCCTGGTGGAGTGCCGGGTGCAGCCCCGCTACGGGCTGCCCCCCGAGCCGGTGGCGCTCAGCTCCGACCTGCGTAGGGCGGTCGGTGGCGACGTCTCCGTCACCCAGCGACTGCGTGGACGGGCCCTGGCCGCACGGGGGGCCGGGGCCGAACCACGGGTGGTCTGGCACCGGGACGCCGCCACCGACGCGGTACTGCTGGAGTTGCGGGCCGCGGACGCCGCGGGCCTGCTGTACCGGGTGACCAGCGCCCTGGACGCGGCCGGCGCCCAGGTCCGCGCGGCCCGCATCGCCACCCTGGGCGGAGACGTGGTCGACGTCTTCTACCTCGTCGGCTCCTGGCCCTCCGACGAGGACCGCACCCGCCTCGAAGCCGCCGTCCTAGCCGCCGTGTAA
- the ffh gene encoding signal recognition particle protein: MFDTLSDRLSGIFTKLRGKGRLTDADIDATAREIRLALLEADVALPVVKGFIANVKERARGAEVSQALNPAQQIIKIVNEELVAVLGGEGRRLQFAKQPPTVIMLAGLQGSGKTTLAGKLARWLKAQGHQPLLVAADLQRPNAVGQLQVLGGRAGVEVYAPEPGNGVGDPVQVAKASLEHARRAARDVVIVDTAGRLGIDAEMMRQAADIRDAVDPDEVIFVIDAMVGQDAVRTAEAFRDGVGITGVVLSKLDGDARGGAALSVREVTGQPILFASTGEKLEDFDVFHPDRMASRILGMGDVLTLIEQAEAAFDTDQKEKMTAKLMGGEQFTLEDFLDQLIAVRRMGPIANVLAMMPGMGQVKDQLAEVDDKHFDRITAIIRSMTPAERTNPKIINGSRRARIANGSGVTVMDVNQLLNRFADAQKMMKQMGGMMGLPGGRRKATKSPKNKRKGTKGGGRPRTGAGLPGGFPGGMPQLPPGMKPEDLAAGQGLPPGFKLPKIDFNKLGKGGQPPR; this comes from the coding sequence GTGTTTGACACCTTGAGTGACCGCCTCTCCGGGATCTTCACCAAGCTCCGCGGCAAGGGACGCCTCACCGACGCCGACATCGACGCCACCGCGCGCGAGATCCGCCTCGCGCTGCTGGAGGCCGATGTCGCGCTGCCGGTGGTCAAGGGCTTCATCGCGAACGTCAAGGAACGGGCGCGTGGTGCGGAGGTCTCCCAGGCGCTCAACCCGGCCCAGCAGATCATCAAGATCGTCAACGAGGAGCTGGTCGCCGTCCTCGGTGGCGAGGGGCGTCGGCTCCAGTTCGCCAAGCAGCCGCCGACGGTGATCATGCTCGCCGGCCTCCAGGGTTCCGGTAAGACCACCCTCGCCGGCAAGCTGGCCCGCTGGCTCAAGGCCCAGGGCCACCAGCCCCTGCTGGTCGCCGCCGACCTCCAGCGCCCCAACGCCGTCGGGCAGCTCCAGGTGCTCGGTGGCCGGGCCGGGGTCGAGGTGTACGCCCCGGAGCCCGGCAACGGGGTCGGCGACCCCGTGCAGGTGGCCAAGGCCTCCCTCGAACACGCCCGCCGGGCCGCCCGCGACGTGGTCATCGTCGACACCGCCGGTCGACTCGGCATCGACGCCGAGATGATGCGGCAGGCCGCCGACATCCGGGACGCGGTCGACCCCGACGAGGTCATCTTCGTCATCGACGCGATGGTCGGCCAGGACGCGGTGCGTACCGCCGAGGCCTTCCGTGACGGCGTCGGCATCACCGGCGTGGTGCTCTCCAAGCTCGACGGCGACGCCCGGGGTGGTGCCGCCCTGTCGGTGCGTGAGGTCACCGGGCAGCCGATCCTGTTCGCCTCCACCGGCGAGAAGCTGGAGGACTTCGACGTCTTCCACCCCGACCGGATGGCCAGCCGGATCCTCGGCATGGGCGACGTTCTCACTCTGATCGAGCAGGCCGAGGCGGCCTTCGACACCGATCAGAAGGAGAAGATGACCGCCAAGCTGATGGGCGGCGAGCAGTTCACCCTGGAGGACTTCCTCGACCAGCTCATCGCGGTCCGCCGGATGGGGCCGATCGCCAACGTGCTGGCCATGATGCCCGGCATGGGGCAGGTCAAGGACCAGTTGGCCGAGGTGGACGACAAGCACTTCGACCGGATCACCGCGATCATCCGGTCGATGACCCCGGCCGAGCGGACCAACCCGAAGATCATCAACGGCTCCCGCCGGGCCCGGATCGCCAACGGTTCCGGGGTCACCGTGATGGACGTCAACCAGCTGCTCAACCGCTTCGCCGACGCGCAGAAGATGATGAAGCAGATGGGCGGCATGATGGGCCTGCCGGGCGGGCGGCGCAAGGCCACCAAGAGCCCGAAGAACAAGCGCAAGGGTACGAAGGGCGGCGGTCGGCCGCGTACCGGTGCCGGGCTGCCCGGTGGCTTCCCGGGTGGCATGCCGCAGCTTCCGCCGGGCATGAAGCCGGAGGACCTGGCGGCCGGTCAGGGCCTCCCGCCGGGCTTCAAGCTCCCGAAGATCGACTTCAACAAGCTCGGCAAGGGCGGCCAGCCACCCCGCTGA
- a CDS encoding amidohydrolase family protein encodes MALHVRGVLLPDDEVRDLWLVGDRITFEPVPGAETIADGGFVLPGLVDAHCHIGIARGATPITSLDQARALARIDRDAGVLAIRDAGSPFPYPELEDEPDLPRMIRAGRHIAPPRRYLRDIGVEVEAAQVAATVAEQAAAGSGWVKLVGDWIDRGVGDLAPAWDADTMAAAVAAAHAAGVRAAVHTFSESAVEIMVRAGVDSVEHGTGLSLDVIDLMARQGTALIPTMINIRTFGHIADQARPKFPGYADHMIALRDRFPEVVRSAYEAGVPIFVGTDAGGGIDHGLAAEEMLLLHEQAGMSTEDVLAAATWRARQWLGFPGLVDGGLADLVVYSEDPRRDLRVVREPARIVLRGRVIR; translated from the coding sequence ATGGCTCTGCATGTGCGCGGTGTGCTCCTGCCGGACGACGAGGTCCGGGATCTGTGGCTGGTCGGCGACCGGATCACCTTCGAACCGGTGCCCGGTGCCGAGACGATCGCCGACGGCGGCTTCGTCCTGCCGGGGCTGGTGGACGCGCACTGCCACATCGGCATCGCCCGGGGCGCGACCCCGATCACCTCGCTGGACCAGGCGCGGGCCTTGGCGCGGATCGACCGGGACGCGGGTGTGTTGGCGATCCGGGACGCCGGTTCGCCCTTTCCGTACCCGGAGCTTGAGGACGAACCCGACCTGCCCCGGATGATCCGGGCCGGGCGGCACATCGCGCCGCCGAGGCGCTACCTGCGCGACATCGGGGTGGAGGTCGAGGCGGCCCAGGTGGCGGCGACCGTGGCCGAGCAGGCGGCGGCCGGCAGCGGCTGGGTCAAGCTGGTCGGGGACTGGATCGACCGGGGGGTCGGTGACCTGGCGCCGGCCTGGGACGCGGACACCATGGCCGCCGCGGTGGCCGCCGCGCACGCCGCCGGGGTGCGCGCCGCCGTGCACACCTTCAGCGAGTCGGCCGTGGAGATCATGGTGCGGGCCGGGGTGGACTCGGTCGAGCACGGCACCGGGTTGAGCCTGGACGTGATCGACCTGATGGCCCGGCAGGGCACCGCGCTGATCCCCACGATGATCAACATCCGGACCTTCGGCCACATCGCCGACCAGGCCCGACCCAAGTTCCCCGGGTACGCCGACCACATGATCGCCCTGCGGGACCGCTTCCCCGAGGTGGTGCGTTCGGCGTACGAGGCCGGGGTGCCGATCTTCGTGGGTACCGACGCCGGTGGTGGCATCGACCACGGCCTGGCCGCCGAGGAGATGCTGTTGCTGCACGAGCAGGCCGGCATGAGCACCGAGGACGTGCTCGCCGCCGCCACCTGGCGGGCCCGGCAGTGGCTGGGCTTCCCCGGTCTGGTCGACGGTGGCCTGGCCGACCTCGTCGTCTACTCCGAGGACCCGCGCCGGGACCTGCGGGTGGTTCGCGAGCCTGCCCGCATCGTCCTGCGCGGTCGGGTCATCCGCTGA